GTATAATTGCTTAAAATTTGGCAATTGCCAGTAGTTTTAACATAGCCTTGCTAATTGCCTATGGCAGGCATTGTAATTTAAAGAAAAATACAAGCTGCGAGAGCAGATTGTGTAAGGTTTTGCAAATTGGTTTTATTAAAGTTTAAAATGTTGGTAATTGCTGCAAACTGTATGCAGAAACTCTAATATGCATAGTGTACGAGTGCATAATACTGCACCATTCAATTGCTTTTTTACTAAATAAGATTAGATATATTTATTGTTAGTTTGTGGATGATCTGTCTTTATAAGTTTTTTAATTCTATCATAAAACAAAATATAGCAAGTCCAAATTACAAGACTAATTAATAAGATCATAAGCTTGTTTTTCGATTCGAAATAATCGAGGCTAAAAAGATTATAAAGAGTATGAAAAGCACCAACAGCAAGAACAGAATTTGTTTTATCTCCTATTTTACCAATACCCCAGCTTGCAAATATTAATAGAAAAAAGAAAATAATATTTGGAGTAGAAAGCTCAAAATTAAGATGCCATACAAACCATAGTATTCCAATTACTAGGTATTTAAGGTATTGGTTAAGAAAGTTAAGCCGATTTTGTAAAAAAACACGCCAACCCATTTCTTCAAGAATTCCATAAACAAAATAATAGAAACTTAATTTGGCACCGGCAATAAATAGATTGCCTGCAACACTTATATTTTTACCTTCTTTAACCCCAATAATGGTAAAGCCTAAAACAGGTATTGCAATAAATACAATAAAACTTAGCAATAATGGCTTTAGCTTACCTGCCATACTATAGGTGTTTTTAATGCCGAATACTTTAAATGCAATTAAGGCACCTAAGCATGGCCCAATTCCTCGTAAACATATTTTTATGAAAGTATTATCGGTTATGTCTAGCCAAGTAGTTTGGGTTGCAACATATCTTATTAATACTGCAATGGAATAAAATAGTACTATTGAATA
This genomic interval from uncultured Marinifilum sp. contains the following:
- a CDS encoding CPBP family intramembrane glutamic endopeptidase, which encodes METSKTIKSSIYSIVLFYSIAVLIRYVATQTTWLDITDNTFIKICLRGIGPCLGALIAFKVFGIKNTYSMAGKLKPLLLSFIVFIAIPVLGFTIIGVKEGKNISVAGNLFIAGAKLSFYYFVYGILEEMGWRVFLQNRLNFLNQYLKYLVIGILWFVWHLNFELSTPNIIFFFLLIFASWGIGKIGDKTNSVLAVGAFHTLYNLFSLDYFESKNKLMILLISLVIWTCYILFYDRIKKLIKTDHPQTNNKYI